One genomic region from Cucumis melo cultivar AY chromosome 9, USDA_Cmelo_AY_1.0, whole genome shotgun sequence encodes:
- the LOC103503533 gene encoding flowering time control protein FY isoform X1 has product MYGDPQQFQQQHQQPPNQHPLGGDFSRGPPPPGPPMMRQPSASSTTLAPEFQQHHHPRHPSGPAPPPYEAHGDSFAAKRMRKLTQRRAVDYTSTVVRYMQLRMWQRDSKDRTVLQSTPAAAIDMLPPAAYSDNPSTSFAAKFVHTSINKNRCSINRVLWTPTGRRLITGSQSGEFTLWNGQSFNFEMILQAHDQAIRSMVWSHNDNWMVSGDDGGSIKYWQNNMNNVKANKSAHKESVRDLSFCRTDLKFCSCSDDTTVKVWDFARCQEERSLSGHGWDVKSVDWHPTKSLLVSGGKDNLVKLWDAKTGKELCSFHGHKNTVLCVKWNQNGNWVLTASKDQIIKLYDIRAMKELESFRGHRKDVTALAWHPFHEEYFVSGSFDGSIFHWLVGHETPQIEITNAHDNSVWDLAWHPIGYLLCSGSNDHTTKFWCRNRPGDTARDKFSTGYSEQNPAGSARVTGNFVVPDGPTTPGQFPPGLARNEGTIPGIGVAMPLSDTAAMGEHKQPHQISLPVGAPPLPPGPHPSLLAANQQHSFQQSPQQFMQQQQQQQQQQSQHHQTQQMAPVPMQPQNLPQLQPPSHFPLLPHPNLPRPPQMPALNMPSQPGSLPSSGPASVPLPMPGPMGMQGSMNQMVPPMQQNHYMGMNPMHSGPMPTSGAPPSVQGFQNNLPNMQGPSNASGAPMYPQGGGFNRGQAGQMPMTPGFNPYQFGGQPGMPPPQPPGPPPHTQTPQ; this is encoded by the exons ATGTACGGCGATCCCCAACAGTTTCAGCAGCAGCATCAGCAGCCGCCGAATCAGCATCCTCTTGGTGGGGATTTCTCAAGAGGCCCGCCCCCGCCAGGGCCACCCATGATGAGGCAGCCATCTGCTTCTTCAACTACACTTGCTCCCGAGTTTCAACAGCACCATCATCCTCGCCATCCCTCTGGCCCTGCTCCTCCTCCTTACGAAG CCCATGGTGATAGTTTTGCTGCCAAAAGAATGAGAAAGCTTACTCAAAggagggcagtagattatacTAGTACAGTCGTGCGATACATGCAG CTTCGTATGTGGCAACGAGATTCGAAGGATAGGACTGTGTTGCAATCAACTCCAGCTGCAGCTATCGAT ATGCTGCCTCCAGCTGCCTATTCAGATAATCCATCTACGAGCTTTGCTGCAAAGTTTGTCCATACATCAATCAACAAAAATCGTTGCTCAATTAATAGGGTGCTG TGGACTCCTACAGGGAGACGTCTGATTACAGGCTCACAAAGTGGTGAATTTACTCTTTGGAATGGTCAGTCGTTCAATTTTGAAATGATTCTTCAG GCTCATGATCAAGCAATTCGGTCTATGGTATGGAGCCACAACGACAACTGGATGGTCTCTGGTGATGATGGGGGATCAATAAA GTATTGGCAAAATAACATGAATAATGTGAAGGCAAATAAATCAGCTCATAAAGAATCAGTTCGGGACTTGAG CTTCTGTAGGACAGATTTGAAATTCTGTTCCTGCTCTGATGATACCACTGTCAAAGTTTGGGACTTTGCTCGGTGCCAAGAAGAGCGTTCTTTGTCTG GCCATGGGTGGGATGTGAAAAGTGTTGATTGGCACCCCACAAAGTCTCTACTAGTTTCAG GTGGAAAAGACAACCTCGTAAAACTTTGGGATGCAAAAACCGGAAAAGAGCTTTGTTCATT TCATGGTCATAAAAATACCGTATTATGTGTCAAGTGGAATCAAAATGGTAATTGGGTGCTGACTGCTTCAAAGGATCAAATCATCAAG CTTTATGACATCAGGGCCATGAAGGAACTTGAGTCCTTTCGTGGGCATAGAAAGGATGTGACTG CATTGGCCTGGCATCCTTTCCATGAAGAGTATTTTGTTAGCGGGAGTTTTGATGGCTCTATCTTTCATTGGCTTGTTGG ACATGAAACTCCTCAGATTGAAATTACCAACGCACATGACAATAGCGTGTGGGACCTTGCTTGGCATCCCATTGGTTATCTTCTCTGCAG TGGTAGCAATGATCACACAACCAAATTTTGGTGTAGAAATAGGCCAGGAGACACTGCTCGTGATAAGTTTAGCACGG GTTACAGTGAGCAAAATCCAGCTGGTTCTGCTCGTGTGACTGGTAACTTTGTGGTACCTGATGGACCTACTACTCCCGGACAATTTCCACCAGGGCTGGCGCGGAATGAGGGAACCATTCCTGGCATTGGAGTTGCAATGCCTTTATCTGATACTGCCGCAATGGGAGAACATAAGCAGCCACATCAAATTTCATTGCCAGTGGGGGCTCCTCCCCTCCCACCTGGTCCCCACCCTTCTCTTCTTGCTGCCAATCAGCAGCATTCTTTTCAACAGAGTCCTCAGCAGTTCATGCAACAACAGCAGCAACAGCAGCAGCAGCAATCACAACACCACCAGACCCAGCAAATGGCTCCAGTGCCCATGCAACCTCAAAATTTGCCTCAGTTACAGCCTCCATCGCATTTCCCTTTGCTTCCACACCCAAATTTACCTCGACCACCCCAAATGCCAGCACTGAATATGCCTTCACAACCTGGATCCTTGCCTTCATCAGGACCTGCCTCGGTGCCCCTGCCTATGCCTGGTCCAATG GGAATGCAAGGATCTATGAATCAAATGGTTCCTCCCATGCAACAAAACCATTATATGGGCATGAATCCAATGCACTCTGGACCTATGCCTACCAGTGGTGCTCCACCTTCTGTCCAAGGTTTTCAGAATAATTTACCAAATATGCAGGGCCCATCAAATGCTTCTGGAGCGCCAATGTATCCACAGGGTGGTGGATTCAATCGGGGACAGGCTGGGCAAATGCCAATGACGCCAGGGTTCAATCCGTACCAG TTTGGCGGTCAACCTGGGATGCCTCCACCGCAACCACCAGGCCCTCCGCCTCACACCCAGACGCCTCAGTAA
- the LOC103503533 gene encoding flowering time control protein FY isoform X2: MRKLTQRRAVDYTSTVVRYMQLRMWQRDSKDRTVLQSTPAAAIDMLPPAAYSDNPSTSFAAKFVHTSINKNRCSINRVLWTPTGRRLITGSQSGEFTLWNGQSFNFEMILQAHDQAIRSMVWSHNDNWMVSGDDGGSIKYWQNNMNNVKANKSAHKESVRDLSFCRTDLKFCSCSDDTTVKVWDFARCQEERSLSGHGWDVKSVDWHPTKSLLVSGGKDNLVKLWDAKTGKELCSFHGHKNTVLCVKWNQNGNWVLTASKDQIIKLYDIRAMKELESFRGHRKDVTALAWHPFHEEYFVSGSFDGSIFHWLVGHETPQIEITNAHDNSVWDLAWHPIGYLLCSGSNDHTTKFWCRNRPGDTARDKFSTGYSEQNPAGSARVTGNFVVPDGPTTPGQFPPGLARNEGTIPGIGVAMPLSDTAAMGEHKQPHQISLPVGAPPLPPGPHPSLLAANQQHSFQQSPQQFMQQQQQQQQQQSQHHQTQQMAPVPMQPQNLPQLQPPSHFPLLPHPNLPRPPQMPALNMPSQPGSLPSSGPASVPLPMPGPMGMQGSMNQMVPPMQQNHYMGMNPMHSGPMPTSGAPPSVQGFQNNLPNMQGPSNASGAPMYPQGGGFNRGQAGQMPMTPGFNPYQFGGQPGMPPPQPPGPPPHTQTPQ; encoded by the exons ATGAGAAAGCTTACTCAAAggagggcagtagattatacTAGTACAGTCGTGCGATACATGCAG CTTCGTATGTGGCAACGAGATTCGAAGGATAGGACTGTGTTGCAATCAACTCCAGCTGCAGCTATCGAT ATGCTGCCTCCAGCTGCCTATTCAGATAATCCATCTACGAGCTTTGCTGCAAAGTTTGTCCATACATCAATCAACAAAAATCGTTGCTCAATTAATAGGGTGCTG TGGACTCCTACAGGGAGACGTCTGATTACAGGCTCACAAAGTGGTGAATTTACTCTTTGGAATGGTCAGTCGTTCAATTTTGAAATGATTCTTCAG GCTCATGATCAAGCAATTCGGTCTATGGTATGGAGCCACAACGACAACTGGATGGTCTCTGGTGATGATGGGGGATCAATAAA GTATTGGCAAAATAACATGAATAATGTGAAGGCAAATAAATCAGCTCATAAAGAATCAGTTCGGGACTTGAG CTTCTGTAGGACAGATTTGAAATTCTGTTCCTGCTCTGATGATACCACTGTCAAAGTTTGGGACTTTGCTCGGTGCCAAGAAGAGCGTTCTTTGTCTG GCCATGGGTGGGATGTGAAAAGTGTTGATTGGCACCCCACAAAGTCTCTACTAGTTTCAG GTGGAAAAGACAACCTCGTAAAACTTTGGGATGCAAAAACCGGAAAAGAGCTTTGTTCATT TCATGGTCATAAAAATACCGTATTATGTGTCAAGTGGAATCAAAATGGTAATTGGGTGCTGACTGCTTCAAAGGATCAAATCATCAAG CTTTATGACATCAGGGCCATGAAGGAACTTGAGTCCTTTCGTGGGCATAGAAAGGATGTGACTG CATTGGCCTGGCATCCTTTCCATGAAGAGTATTTTGTTAGCGGGAGTTTTGATGGCTCTATCTTTCATTGGCTTGTTGG ACATGAAACTCCTCAGATTGAAATTACCAACGCACATGACAATAGCGTGTGGGACCTTGCTTGGCATCCCATTGGTTATCTTCTCTGCAG TGGTAGCAATGATCACACAACCAAATTTTGGTGTAGAAATAGGCCAGGAGACACTGCTCGTGATAAGTTTAGCACGG GTTACAGTGAGCAAAATCCAGCTGGTTCTGCTCGTGTGACTGGTAACTTTGTGGTACCTGATGGACCTACTACTCCCGGACAATTTCCACCAGGGCTGGCGCGGAATGAGGGAACCATTCCTGGCATTGGAGTTGCAATGCCTTTATCTGATACTGCCGCAATGGGAGAACATAAGCAGCCACATCAAATTTCATTGCCAGTGGGGGCTCCTCCCCTCCCACCTGGTCCCCACCCTTCTCTTCTTGCTGCCAATCAGCAGCATTCTTTTCAACAGAGTCCTCAGCAGTTCATGCAACAACAGCAGCAACAGCAGCAGCAGCAATCACAACACCACCAGACCCAGCAAATGGCTCCAGTGCCCATGCAACCTCAAAATTTGCCTCAGTTACAGCCTCCATCGCATTTCCCTTTGCTTCCACACCCAAATTTACCTCGACCACCCCAAATGCCAGCACTGAATATGCCTTCACAACCTGGATCCTTGCCTTCATCAGGACCTGCCTCGGTGCCCCTGCCTATGCCTGGTCCAATG GGAATGCAAGGATCTATGAATCAAATGGTTCCTCCCATGCAACAAAACCATTATATGGGCATGAATCCAATGCACTCTGGACCTATGCCTACCAGTGGTGCTCCACCTTCTGTCCAAGGTTTTCAGAATAATTTACCAAATATGCAGGGCCCATCAAATGCTTCTGGAGCGCCAATGTATCCACAGGGTGGTGGATTCAATCGGGGACAGGCTGGGCAAATGCCAATGACGCCAGGGTTCAATCCGTACCAG TTTGGCGGTCAACCTGGGATGCCTCCACCGCAACCACCAGGCCCTCCGCCTCACACCCAGACGCCTCAGTAA
- the LOC127150873 gene encoding uncharacterized protein LOC127150873: MDEHELASIVNAFIASQRQLLLMLELLKNDTKRITHIPYETRHRIRQLAYFCMIHGSDLVCRQSTRMDRRCFAILCHLLRTIAGLTSTEVVDVEEMVAMFLHILAHDVKNRVIQREFMRSGETISRHFNMVLLAVIRLHEELLKKPQPVPNECTDQRWRWFENFLGALDGTYIKVNVPASDRARYRTRKGEVATNVLGVCDTKGDFVYVLADWEGSAADSRILRDALSRPNRLKVPKGYYYLVDAGYPNAEGFLAPYRGQHYHLQEWRDPENAPSTSKEFFNMKHSSARNVIERAFGVLKGRWAILRGNMTSSSRLPKHTWTKEEEAGLVECLVELVNAGGWRSDNGTFRPGYLNQLARMMAFKIPGCNIHASTIDSRIKLMKRMFHALAEMRGPNCSSFGWNDEKKCIVAEKEVFDDWSHPAAKGLLNKSFVHYDELSYVFGKDRATGGRAESFADIGSNDPPGYDAFAADAVPDTDFPPMYSPGLNMSPDDLMETRTGRVSERRNVSSGSKRKCPGHATDSGDIVRTAIEYGNEQLHRIAEWSILQRQDATQTRQEIVRQLEAIPELTLMDRCRLMRILMRNVDDMKAFLEVPDNMKYPYCSIILQENR; encoded by the exons ATGGACGAACACGAGTTGGCGTCTATTGTAAATGCGTTCATAGCATCCCAACGACAGTTGTTACTAATGTTGGAGCTCTTGAAGAACGATACGAAGAGGATAACgcacatcccgtatgaaactaggCATAGGATTAGACAGTTAGCTTACTTTTGCATGATTCATGGGTCAGACCTTGTCTGTCGCCAAAGTACGAGAATGGACCGAAGATGTTTTGCCATTTTGTGTCACCTACTGAGGACCATTGCTGGACTAACGTCGACGGAAGTCgtcgatgttgaggagatggtagcaatgttcctccACATTCTTGCGCACGATGTGAAAAATCGTGTCATTCAACGAGAGTTCATGCGGTCGGGTGAGACAATTTCCCGCCATTTCAACATGGTCTTGTTGGCTGTCATTCGACTTCATGAGGAGCTGttgaaaaaaccacaaccaGTGCCTAATGAATGCACAGATCAAAGATGGAGGTGGTTTGAG AATTTCCTAGGTGCATTAGATGGCACGTACATAAAAGTCAACGTTCCAGCAAGTGACCGGGCTAGGTATAGAACACGCAAGGGGGAGGTGGCCACAAATGTACTTGGcgtgtgtgacacgaaaggagaTTTTGTTTACGTACTTGCCGATTGGGAAGGATCAGCTGCGGACTCACGCATCCTCCGTGATGCCCTTTCAAGACCTAATAGGCTTAAGGTGCCCAAGG GCTATTACTACTTGGTTGATGCCGGGTACCCAAATGCGGAGGGTTTCCTGGCACCATACAGAGGCCAACACTATCACTTACAAGAATGGCGTGACCCTGAAAATGCACCTTCAACGtcgaaagagttcttcaatatgaaacATTCTTCTGCTCGTAATGTAATCGAAAGAGCATTCGGTGTCTTGAAGGGTCGATGGGCGATACTGCGGGGAAA CATGACAAGTTCATCGAGACTACCTAAACATACttggactaaagaggaagaggcaggCCTCGTGGAGTGCCTCGTGGAGTTGGTCAATGCTGGTGGGTGGAGGTCCGACAATGGGACCTTTCGTCCCGGGTACTTAAATCAGCTGGCGAGAATGATGGCCTTCAAGATCCCAGGTTGTAATATCCATGCTTCAACCATCGATAGTCGAATCAAATTGATGAAGAGAATGTTTCATGCACTTGCGGAGATGCGTGGCCCAAACTGTAGTAGTTTTGGGtggaatgatgaaaaaaaatgcatcGTCGCAGAGAAAGAAGTCTTTGACGATTGG AGTCATCCGGCGGCGAAAGGCCTCCTTAATAAGTCGTTTGTCCACTATGACGAACTGTCGTACGTGTTTGGTAAAGATCGTGCAACAGGAGGTCGGGCTGAGAGTTTTGCGGACATTGGGTCAAACGATCCTCCTGGGTATGACGCATTTGCTGCTGATGCTGTGCCAGATACGGACTTTCCGCCAATGTACAGTCCGGGATTGAACATGTCGCCTGATGATTTGATGGAAACAAGAACCGGTAGGGTCAGTGAACGTAGAAATGTTTCAAGCGGGTCTAAGCGGAAATGTCCAGGACATGCCACAGATAGTGGGGACATAGTTCGTACTGCCATTGAGTATGGAAATGAACAACTTCATCGCATTGCTGAATGGTCTATCCTACAACGTCAAGATGCTACCCAAACACGTCAAGAGATTGTTCGACAGTTGGAGGCCATCCCTGAGCTCACATTGATGGATAGGTGTCGCTTAATGCGTATACTTATGCGTAACGTCGATGACATGAAAGCTTTCCTTGAAGTTCCCGACAATATGAAGTACCCGTACTGCAGCatcattcttcaagaaaaccGATGA